From a region of the Candidatus Hydrogenedentota bacterium genome:
- a CDS encoding uroporphyrinogen decarboxylase family protein, which yields MTGRERVLTLLAGEQPDSLPLMPITMMFAADHAGVRYREYATDHRVLVEAQLRVAEAYDFDQVSCISDPGREAADCGATVVYFDDQPPAIDESHARLANRADLAGLAMPDPLGGGRMHDRVLAAALFRERAGDDKLIEGWVEGPCAEGADLRGINALMVDFYDDPVFVHDLFAFNVEMGIAFAKAQVEAGVDIIGVGDAAASLVGPHIYEEFVFPYEKRLVDGIRALGSRVRLHICGNTSSILHGMGRLGCEIVDLDYPASLSAARQAMGPRQVLLGNMNPVAVLKNGTVDEVAACIAECHRDAGDPYIAGAGCEIPRGTPPENVHALREYARAQRFG from the coding sequence ATGACGGGTCGTGAACGGGTGCTAACGCTGCTGGCTGGCGAACAGCCGGATTCTCTGCCGCTGATGCCGATCACGATGATGTTCGCGGCGGATCACGCGGGGGTGCGCTATCGCGAATACGCCACGGATCACCGGGTGCTCGTGGAGGCGCAATTGCGCGTGGCGGAGGCCTACGACTTCGACCAGGTCTCATGTATCTCCGATCCGGGACGCGAGGCGGCCGATTGCGGGGCGACGGTGGTCTATTTTGACGATCAGCCGCCGGCTATTGACGAGTCGCACGCGCGGCTGGCGAACCGGGCCGACCTGGCCGGGCTCGCGATGCCCGATCCGCTCGGGGGCGGGCGCATGCATGATCGGGTGCTCGCGGCGGCGCTGTTCCGGGAGCGCGCCGGGGACGACAAGCTGATCGAGGGCTGGGTCGAGGGGCCTTGCGCGGAAGGCGCGGATCTCCGCGGGATCAACGCGCTGATGGTGGACTTCTACGACGACCCCGTGTTTGTGCACGACCTGTTCGCCTTCAACGTCGAGATGGGAATCGCGTTCGCGAAGGCCCAGGTGGAGGCGGGCGTTGATATCATCGGCGTGGGAGACGCCGCCGCGTCGCTTGTGGGCCCGCATATCTACGAGGAATTCGTCTTCCCGTATGAGAAGCGGCTGGTGGACGGGATCCGCGCGCTCGGATCGCGCGTCCGCCTGCACATTTGCGGCAACACGTCGTCGATACTGCATGGGATGGGGCGGCTTGGCTGCGAAATTGTGGATCTGGATTATCCCGCGTCGCTGTCCGCCGCGCGCCAGGCGATGGGGCCGCGCCAGGTGCTGCTGGGGAATATGAACCCGGTGGCGGTGCTGAAGAACGGCACGGTGGACGAGGTGGCGGCGTGCATCGCCGAGTGCCATCGGGACGCGGGGGATCCGTATATCGCCGGGGCCGGCTGCGAGATACCGCGCGGGACGCCGCCGGAGAACGTGCACGCGCTGCGGGAGTATGCGCGCGCGCAGCGGTTTGGGTGA
- a CDS encoding Gfo/Idh/MocA family oxidoreductase: MITSRPSRRSFLKWGAAAAAAPWILPARARGQAAPNERVNLALIGAGGRGNGLLNNATPLTDARVIAVCDCFADRRNSTRDKLNTFYQGQVAEAYTDFRDVLRRDDIDGVIVATPDHWHVPIAIAAARAGKAMYIEKPLGVSMHWAWDLRRALKESGAVFQYGTQQRSAPQFRQACELVRNGYLGEIQRVEAWCPDMSSQYEAFHVPQFGSTEPAPVPDGFDYDLWLGPAPEKPYTLDRCTCFGAYHIYDYALGFIAGWGAHPLDIVQWGLGTDHTAPAKYTGTGSIPAQGLYDTIDSWDARCAYANGIEIRLMGHRVAEPVVSAYRPWKDHGTTFFGSEGWISVDRAGIHASDPKLLAITLKDTDMRFRASDNHVGDLVACMRSGELPLSHFEAALHSDTICHLCDIAIRTGREIHWDPDNEKILNDPEAAAMLNRPLRAPWDLTKPLIS; encoded by the coding sequence ATGATCACGTCCCGCCCATCCCGCCGGAGCTTCCTGAAGTGGGGCGCCGCGGCCGCCGCCGCACCATGGATTCTCCCCGCCCGCGCCCGCGGCCAGGCCGCGCCGAACGAGCGCGTGAATCTCGCGCTGATCGGCGCCGGCGGACGCGGCAACGGACTGCTCAACAACGCCACCCCGCTGACGGACGCCCGCGTGATCGCCGTGTGCGATTGCTTCGCGGACCGGCGCAACAGCACCCGCGACAAGCTCAACACCTTCTATCAGGGTCAGGTCGCCGAGGCCTATACCGACTTCCGCGATGTGCTGCGCCGCGACGACATCGATGGCGTTATCGTGGCCACACCCGACCACTGGCACGTCCCCATCGCCATCGCCGCCGCCCGCGCGGGCAAGGCCATGTACATCGAGAAACCGCTCGGCGTCAGCATGCACTGGGCCTGGGACCTCCGCCGCGCCCTGAAGGAGTCCGGCGCCGTCTTCCAGTACGGAACCCAGCAGCGCTCCGCGCCACAGTTCCGGCAGGCCTGCGAACTCGTCCGAAACGGATACCTCGGCGAAATACAACGCGTCGAGGCCTGGTGCCCCGATATGTCCAGCCAGTACGAAGCCTTCCATGTTCCGCAATTCGGCAGCACCGAGCCGGCCCCCGTGCCCGATGGCTTCGACTACGACCTCTGGCTCGGACCCGCCCCGGAAAAGCCCTACACGCTCGACCGATGCACCTGCTTCGGCGCCTACCACATCTACGATTACGCGCTCGGATTCATCGCCGGCTGGGGCGCGCACCCGCTCGACATCGTGCAGTGGGGCCTCGGAACCGACCACACCGCCCCCGCGAAGTATACGGGCACGGGCAGCATTCCAGCACAGGGCCTCTACGACACCATCGACTCCTGGGACGCCCGTTGCGCCTACGCCAACGGCATCGAAATCCGTCTCATGGGACACCGCGTCGCCGAACCCGTCGTGAGCGCCTACCGCCCCTGGAAAGACCACGGGACGACCTTCTTCGGATCGGAAGGTTGGATCAGCGTCGACCGCGCCGGCATCCACGCCAGCGACCCCAAACTGCTCGCCATCACGCTGAAGGATACCGATATGCGGTTCCGGGCCTCCGACAACCACGTCGGCGATCTCGTCGCCTGCATGCGGTCCGGAGAACTGCCCCTGAGCCACTTCGAGGCCGCCCTCCACTCCGACACCATCTGCCACCTCTGCGACATCGCCATACGCACCGGACGCGAAATCCACTGGGACCCGGATAACGAGAAGATCCTCAACGACCCCGAAGCCGCCGCCATGCTCAACCGGCCCCTCCGCGCCCCCTGGGACCTCACCAAACCCCTCATAAGCTGA
- a CDS encoding corrinoid protein, protein MASLLERIALCTERGKVNRDAPYPPDLKGEDGADELTAQALAEGIDPNDLLQEGLMTGMSRIGEKFGKGEAFVPDLLMAARAMNAGMAHLKPFFEAGITRHKGTFVIGTVQGDLHDIGKNLVAMIVEGGGWEVIDLGVDVSAEKFLETIEAHPGCVVGLSALLTTTMANMASIVRTIKEKHPETKVLVGGAPLTQDYCEKIGADHYSRDPQSALGFLAARSS, encoded by the coding sequence ATGGCTTCGTTGCTTGAAAGAATTGCGCTCTGTACGGAACGGGGGAAGGTCAACCGGGACGCCCCCTACCCGCCCGATCTCAAAGGCGAGGACGGCGCGGATGAATTGACCGCCCAGGCGCTTGCCGAGGGAATCGACCCGAACGATTTGCTCCAGGAAGGCCTGATGACCGGCATGAGCCGCATCGGCGAGAAATTCGGCAAGGGCGAGGCCTTCGTCCCGGATCTACTCATGGCCGCGCGCGCGATGAACGCCGGCATGGCGCACCTCAAACCCTTCTTCGAGGCCGGGATCACGCGCCACAAGGGCACCTTCGTCATCGGCACCGTGCAGGGCGACCTCCACGACATCGGCAAGAACCTCGTCGCCATGATCGTCGAGGGCGGCGGCTGGGAAGTCATCGATTTGGGCGTGGACGTCAGCGCGGAGAAGTTCCTCGAGACGATCGAAGCGCACCCCGGCTGCGTGGTCGGCCTGAGCGCCCTCCTCACCACCACCATGGCGAATATGGCGTCGATTGTCCGCACGATCAAGGAAAAGCACCCCGAAACCAAGGTCCTCGTGGGCGGGGCGCCGTTGACCCAGGACTACTGCGAAAAAATTGGCGCGGATCACTACTCCAGAGACCCGCAATCGGCGCTTGGATTCCTCGCCGCCCGAAGCTCATAG
- a CDS encoding PQQ-binding-like beta-propeller repeat protein, which produces MYARRHGRCAIAIALLLSPSFSTARAADQPQWAERHTRNMVSAETGLPASFDPETGHNVKWTVDLGNHSYAPAVIANGNVLLGANNIVPRDPRHKGDRGILLCLDESDGSLRWQLVVPRLADDKYKDWPMISMSSPPTVEGDRVYTVTNRFEVVCLDLNGQANGNDGPWYDEGAHMVPAGEAPMPITPTDADILWLLDMPAELGVYPHDSAYASILLDGPYLYLNTGNGVDNTHQVIRSPDAPSLIVLEKTTGRVVARDVEMMGPRTVHATWSSPAIGAVDGKRLVFFGGGDGVCYAFEALDPNAVPETIQPLNLVWRFDIDPDAPKENIHGYLNNREVSPSNIKGMPVFHQDRIYVAGGGDIWWGKQQSWLKCIDAAGKGDITSTGERWSYPMAHHCCSTPAIADGLLFITDCAGLLHCLDAETGAPHWTHKLKREIWGSPLVADGKVYVGSHGGDFVILQAAPAKELLATVQLDAPVACTPVAANGVLYVTTLRTLYALHAETTP; this is translated from the coding sequence ATGTACGCACGCCGCCACGGTCGGTGCGCCATCGCAATCGCGCTTCTGCTCTCGCCTTCATTCTCGACCGCGCGCGCCGCCGATCAGCCGCAATGGGCCGAACGCCACACGCGCAACATGGTTTCCGCGGAAACCGGGCTCCCGGCCTCGTTCGACCCCGAAACAGGCCACAACGTCAAATGGACCGTGGACCTCGGCAATCACAGCTACGCCCCCGCCGTCATCGCAAATGGAAACGTGCTACTGGGAGCCAACAACATCGTGCCCCGCGATCCGCGCCACAAGGGCGACCGCGGCATCCTGCTCTGCCTGGACGAATCCGACGGCAGCCTCCGCTGGCAACTCGTCGTGCCGCGCCTCGCGGACGACAAGTACAAGGACTGGCCGATGATCAGCATGTCGTCGCCGCCCACGGTCGAAGGCGACCGCGTGTATACCGTGACGAACCGATTCGAAGTGGTCTGCCTCGACCTGAACGGCCAGGCGAACGGGAACGACGGACCCTGGTATGACGAAGGCGCCCATATGGTCCCCGCCGGCGAAGCCCCGATGCCGATCACCCCAACAGACGCCGACATTCTCTGGCTGCTCGACATGCCGGCCGAGCTCGGCGTCTACCCCCACGACTCCGCCTACGCTTCGATCCTGCTGGATGGCCCCTACCTCTATCTCAATACGGGAAACGGCGTCGACAATACCCACCAGGTGATTCGCAGCCCGGATGCCCCCAGCCTGATCGTGCTGGAGAAAACCACGGGGCGGGTGGTGGCGCGCGATGTCGAAATGATGGGACCGCGAACGGTCCACGCCACCTGGTCCTCCCCCGCCATAGGCGCCGTGGACGGCAAGCGCCTGGTGTTCTTCGGCGGCGGTGATGGCGTCTGCTACGCCTTTGAGGCCCTCGATCCGAACGCCGTCCCGGAAACAATTCAGCCCCTGAACCTGGTCTGGCGCTTCGACATCGATCCGGACGCACCAAAGGAAAACATACACGGCTACCTCAATAACCGCGAGGTCAGCCCGAGCAACATCAAGGGCATGCCGGTGTTCCATCAGGACCGAATCTACGTCGCCGGGGGCGGTGACATCTGGTGGGGAAAACAACAGTCCTGGCTCAAGTGCATTGACGCCGCCGGGAAGGGCGACATTACTTCCACCGGCGAACGGTGGTCCTATCCCATGGCGCACCATTGCTGCTCCACACCGGCTATCGCCGACGGCCTCCTCTTCATCACGGACTGCGCCGGCCTGCTTCACTGCCTCGATGCGGAGACCGGAGCCCCACACTGGACCCACAAACTGAAGCGCGAAATCTGGGGTTCGCCCCTCGTCGCGGACGGGAAAGTGTACGTGGGTTCCCACGGTGGCGACTTCGTCATCCTCCAAGCGGCGCCGGCGAAGGAACTGCTCGCCACCGTCCAGCTGGATGCGCCGGTCGCCTGCACGCCCGTCGCCGCAAATGGTGTGCTCTACGTGACCACCCTCCGGACCCTCTACGCGCTCCACGCGGAAACCACCCCCTGA
- a CDS encoding sugar phosphate isomerase/epimerase: MIGIGINLEFVRHADKSFEWGVEKAAALGYTFVEPMVHWGRELLSEAGYFHSVSMLDDPYRVKKACENVGVRLSGLSAHTPLCKPEISTEYLKQAIRFAAECGAPVVNTDEGPKPRWTTEEEDHVLMRYVLQEAAAVAEPRGILIGVEPHQQYSKSPDGLDRIQALVDSPCIGINFDTGNSYLSGEDPISWLERVLNRLVHLHAKDISIEQSHVERGKVTGTPVGCACGDGVIDWAEVIASCRKAPRDIVLSVECGTIEQAARSIDHLLPLVGD, encoded by the coding sequence ATGATAGGCATCGGCATCAATCTCGAATTCGTCCGCCACGCGGACAAGTCCTTCGAATGGGGCGTCGAAAAGGCCGCCGCGCTCGGCTATACCTTCGTGGAGCCCATGGTGCACTGGGGACGCGAACTCCTGAGCGAAGCGGGCTACTTCCACAGCGTCTCCATGCTCGACGATCCCTACCGCGTGAAGAAAGCCTGCGAAAACGTCGGTGTAAGGCTCTCGGGACTCTCCGCGCACACCCCCCTGTGCAAGCCCGAAATCAGCACCGAGTACCTGAAGCAGGCCATCCGTTTCGCGGCGGAATGCGGCGCGCCCGTCGTCAACACGGACGAAGGCCCCAAACCCCGGTGGACCACGGAAGAAGAAGATCACGTACTCATGCGATACGTGCTCCAGGAAGCCGCCGCCGTCGCGGAGCCTCGAGGCATCCTGATCGGCGTCGAGCCGCACCAGCAATACAGCAAGTCGCCGGACGGCCTCGACCGTATCCAGGCCCTCGTCGATTCACCCTGCATCGGCATCAATTTCGACACCGGCAACAGCTACCTCTCCGGCGAGGACCCGATCTCCTGGCTGGAACGCGTCTTGAACCGCCTCGTACACCTGCACGCGAAGGACATCTCCATCGAGCAGTCGCACGTCGAGCGCGGCAAGGTCACCGGCACCCCCGTCGGCTGCGCCTGCGGCGATGGCGTCATCGACTGGGCCGAAGTGATCGCGTCGTGCCGGAAGGCCCCGCGCGATATCGTGCTGTCGGTCGAATGCGGCACCATCGAACAAGCGGCCCGAAGCATCGATCACCTCCTGCCGCTCGTGGGCGATTGA
- a CDS encoding ThuA domain-containing protein — protein MDNGHGCATTQRERRRPGAWLRRHRVLLAALLMAAALPALLAPNHPVAVYGYLAQTCLPRLLPLVHGDSAEDLATFLVSAAQFDRYQDELLEDLLDDRGGKLFAIARAPDGRLVHAPIRTWNDFLPGDLPPDLAHWLDHKEIPFLGDQVALWRECGPLVALGHYHPFGGPPSNGDRRAQRLSGIPEVVVANGLVPTIYLGGEVLPWGAPGEVTEEVFLALRSLRRCLTLYPGDCAPILDHPTDEMISLLASLERFHGIDPGSREAVIEEIGNRCAAFRKQYQPAFRFGYSPIHYKQDPDKYNLLSSLRNVELWHIAAIHKRSRPGALPPSAHLIPLTSRFAAAPGAAPLSALILSGQNNHNWRETTPRLREILEHGGQFAVTVLEAPETMTADMLAEQDVIVSNWNAWGDAPVKDWQEATRKAFLDFVRGGKGFVSVHAGSSSFYDWPEYQQLVITAWDLDTTGHGKQHNFTVKPTGAAHPITAGIDPFETFDELWHGVPLPEDAAVLATAYSSTEFGGSGKDEPILMVRGYGEGRCVNFLLGHHVQAMQPEAFATLLRRAAEWAATGTVRRTTTSNSDAEYRRESDDTQP, from the coding sequence ATGGACAACGGGCACGGGTGCGCCACAACACAACGGGAGCGCCGGAGGCCGGGCGCCTGGCTGCGCCGCCACCGCGTGCTGCTGGCCGCGCTCCTCATGGCCGCCGCCCTGCCCGCACTCCTCGCACCCAACCATCCCGTGGCCGTCTACGGATACCTCGCCCAGACCTGCCTGCCGAGGCTCTTGCCGCTCGTCCACGGTGACTCGGCGGAAGACCTGGCCACCTTTCTCGTGTCCGCCGCACAATTCGATCGCTACCAGGACGAACTGCTGGAGGATCTGCTCGACGACCGCGGCGGGAAGCTCTTCGCTATCGCGCGCGCCCCGGACGGACGCCTCGTGCACGCCCCGATTCGCACGTGGAACGATTTCCTCCCCGGCGATCTTCCCCCCGATCTCGCCCACTGGCTGGATCACAAGGAAATCCCGTTCCTGGGCGACCAGGTTGCGCTCTGGCGCGAGTGCGGGCCCCTCGTGGCCCTCGGGCACTACCACCCCTTCGGCGGCCCCCCCTCCAACGGTGATCGGCGCGCCCAACGCCTCTCCGGCATACCCGAGGTCGTCGTCGCCAACGGGCTCGTCCCCACCATCTACCTCGGCGGCGAAGTGCTCCCCTGGGGCGCCCCGGGGGAGGTCACGGAGGAGGTCTTTCTGGCCCTCCGCTCTCTTCGGCGGTGTCTCACGCTTTACCCGGGCGACTGCGCACCCATACTGGACCATCCAACCGATGAAATGATTTCCCTGCTCGCCTCGCTTGAACGATTCCACGGGATCGATCCCGGTTCACGGGAAGCCGTCATCGAGGAAATCGGGAACCGCTGCGCCGCATTCCGGAAACAATACCAGCCCGCTTTCCGTTTCGGATACAGCCCCATCCACTACAAGCAGGACCCGGACAAATACAACCTGCTCTCCAGCCTGCGCAACGTGGAACTCTGGCATATCGCAGCCATCCATAAGCGATCTCGCCCGGGCGCCCTCCCCCCTTCGGCCCACCTGATTCCGCTCACCTCCCGGTTCGCCGCCGCGCCCGGAGCAGCGCCCCTGAGCGCCCTCATCCTCAGCGGACAAAACAACCACAACTGGCGCGAAACCACCCCACGGCTGCGCGAAATCCTCGAGCACGGCGGACAATTCGCCGTCACGGTCCTGGAAGCGCCGGAGACCATGACCGCGGACATGCTGGCCGAACAGGATGTCATCGTAAGCAACTGGAACGCATGGGGCGACGCCCCGGTCAAGGACTGGCAGGAAGCCACGCGCAAGGCCTTCCTCGACTTCGTTCGCGGCGGCAAGGGATTCGTGTCCGTCCACGCGGGCTCCTCTTCCTTCTACGACTGGCCCGAATACCAGCAACTGGTCATTACCGCCTGGGACCTCGATACGACGGGACACGGCAAACAACACAACTTTACCGTGAAACCGACCGGCGCCGCCCATCCAATTACCGCGGGAATAGATCCCTTCGAGACCTTCGACGAACTGTGGCACGGCGTCCCCCTCCCCGAAGACGCTGCCGTCCTCGCCACCGCCTACTCGTCCACCGAATTCGGTGGAAGCGGAAAAGACGAACCGATCCTTATGGTGCGCGGCTACGGCGAAGGGCGCTGCGTCAATTTCCTGCTCGGCCACCACGTTCAGGCCATGCAGCCCGAGGCCTTCGCCACGCTCCTCCGGCGCGCCGCCGAATGGGCCGCCACCGGAACCGTACGGCGGACCACCACATCGAATTCTGACGCGGAATACCGCCGCGAGAGTGACGATACCCAACCATGA
- a CDS encoding PadR family transcriptional regulator: protein MTSNKELIGASTRLLILSVLAREANYGYAIIRAINKEAEGLFTWQEGTVYPILHKLEKEGLVRTQWQEADTGRKRKYYYITAKGREGLAEGTKEWTGFHRLITALGDSGHG from the coding sequence ATGACGTCCAACAAAGAGCTTATCGGCGCCAGCACGCGCCTGCTCATCCTCTCCGTGCTCGCGCGCGAGGCCAACTACGGCTACGCCATCATCCGCGCCATCAATAAGGAGGCCGAGGGGCTCTTCACCTGGCAGGAGGGCACCGTCTACCCCATCCTCCACAAGCTGGAGAAAGAGGGCCTCGTCCGCACCCAATGGCAGGAAGCCGACACCGGCCGCAAGCGGAAGTACTACTACATCACGGCCAAAGGCCGGGAGGGCCTCGCCGAAGGCACGAAGGAGTGGACCGGCTTCCACAGGCTCATCACCGCGCTGGGGGATAGCGGCCATGGCTGA
- a CDS encoding DUF1559 domain-containing protein, giving the protein MIRLHRHGFTLIELLVVIAIIGILAAILLPALARAREAARRASCQNNLKQLGLIFKMYANESEGGKFPPMAPYANPNGVPIFAAPHAEKVYPEYLTDLAATKCPSDTGADGTGAMIAARLPDGAIEAHIAAAEAAKDRLSEDYFRSACLGRSYWYQGYAMTNIQEFYGLVNGAGTAPASGPVIPAGAIAGVAPLAAPVTPKNWDGDLALATKLPWVAILGTGFAGGNTVLRLREGVERFAITDINNPGASAVAQSGMVVLFDTFGNFRDAAMAAGGIVYNHLPGGCNVLYMDGHAAFIKYPERFPVVSDEENNYGLPRTIGHFGLG; this is encoded by the coding sequence ATGATACGTCTACACAGACACGGATTCACCCTGATCGAACTGCTGGTCGTTATCGCCATCATCGGCATACTCGCCGCCATCCTGCTGCCCGCGCTGGCGCGGGCGCGGGAGGCGGCCCGGCGCGCAAGCTGCCAGAACAACCTCAAGCAACTGGGCTTAATATTCAAGATGTACGCCAACGAAAGCGAGGGGGGGAAGTTCCCGCCCATGGCCCCCTACGCCAACCCCAACGGCGTGCCCATCTTCGCCGCGCCACACGCGGAAAAGGTCTACCCGGAATACCTTACGGATCTCGCCGCAACCAAGTGCCCCTCGGACACCGGCGCCGATGGGACTGGCGCCATGATCGCCGCCCGCCTGCCCGACGGCGCGATCGAAGCCCATATCGCCGCGGCCGAAGCGGCTAAGGACCGGCTGAGCGAGGACTACTTCCGCTCGGCCTGCCTGGGCCGCTCCTACTGGTACCAGGGCTACGCCATGACCAACATTCAGGAGTTCTACGGGCTTGTGAACGGCGCCGGAACCGCCCCCGCCTCCGGACCGGTTATCCCAGCGGGCGCCATCGCCGGGGTAGCGCCGCTCGCCGCGCCCGTCACCCCCAAGAACTGGGACGGGGACCTGGCGCTGGCCACCAAGCTCCCGTGGGTCGCGATCCTGGGTACCGGCTTCGCCGGCGGCAATACCGTGCTGCGACTCAGAGAAGGCGTCGAACGATTCGCCATCACCGACATCAACAACCCCGGCGCAAGCGCCGTCGCCCAGAGCGGCATGGTGGTTCTTTTCGATACCTTCGGCAACTTTCGAGACGCCGCGATGGCCGCAGGCGGCATTGTGTACAACCACCTGCCCGGCGGGTGCAACGTACTCTACATGGACGGGCACGCCGCCTTCATCAAGTACCCCGAGCGATTCCCCGTCGTCTCCGATGAGGAAAACAACTACGGGCTTCCACGGACCATCGGCCACTTCGGCCTCGGATGA
- a CDS encoding sugar isomerase: MCCAHLSRRQFLGTSSGLVAASTLGFSAAAAPPAWADDRWDPGRPFAMPARPLRVLPVLMYRTPTPREKTSWKSWGGVQTDSAANEEVARIAAELQRIQSQHAVPLEILPVARVKTVEEAQALASTPRDATVVYPATGSGEMLRACIPDQNTVIFTRHRSGPAYYWYEALSTRYLRPAAEAAAQPAPTGDRLLSVDDVVVDNLADLAWRLRALYAVANLRGARIVAVGGPMGKYAPEAPQVARDRYGMEILDVSYDDLAVRIQAALADARCMRQSEQWADAYLATPGTTLSTGRNYIVNAFMLYGVFKDLMEEHGASLFTIQQCMSTIMPMSDTTACLTLSLLNDEGLGAFCESDFVIIPTGILLYYIAGKPVFQHNSTFPHAGVVTCAHCTGPRRMNGERYEPTDLMTHYESEFGAAPKIEMPLGQELSFINPDYANPRWVGLRGSVIDNPYLEICRSQQDVRVDGAWEKLLDEVRDSHWVMAYGDYLKEAGFAARRFGVAWENISVA; this comes from the coding sequence ATGTGTTGCGCACATCTGAGCCGCCGCCAGTTTCTGGGAACCAGTTCCGGCCTCGTGGCCGCAAGCACCCTCGGGTTCTCGGCCGCCGCCGCACCGCCCGCCTGGGCGGATGACCGGTGGGACCCCGGACGCCCCTTCGCCATGCCCGCGCGTCCGCTCCGCGTCCTTCCCGTCCTGATGTACCGCACGCCCACCCCGCGCGAAAAGACCTCCTGGAAATCCTGGGGCGGCGTCCAGACCGACAGCGCCGCCAACGAGGAAGTGGCGCGTATCGCCGCGGAATTGCAGCGTATCCAGAGCCAACACGCCGTACCCCTCGAAATCCTGCCGGTCGCCCGCGTCAAGACCGTGGAAGAGGCCCAAGCCCTCGCATCCACCCCGCGCGACGCCACGGTCGTCTATCCCGCGACCGGCTCCGGCGAAATGCTCCGCGCCTGTATTCCCGATCAAAACACGGTCATCTTCACCCGCCACCGCTCCGGCCCGGCATACTACTGGTACGAGGCGCTCAGCACCCGCTACCTCCGGCCCGCGGCCGAGGCCGCCGCCCAGCCCGCCCCAACCGGCGACCGCCTCCTCTCCGTGGACGACGTCGTCGTGGACAACCTGGCGGACCTCGCCTGGCGCCTGCGCGCCCTCTACGCCGTGGCCAACCTCCGCGGCGCCCGCATCGTCGCCGTGGGCGGCCCCATGGGCAAGTACGCGCCGGAAGCCCCCCAGGTCGCCCGCGATCGCTACGGCATGGAAATCCTCGATGTCAGTTACGACGACCTCGCCGTGCGCATTCAGGCGGCCTTGGCGGACGCCCGCTGCATGCGGCAATCGGAACAATGGGCGGACGCCTACCTGGCCACGCCGGGCACCACGCTCTCGACCGGCCGGAACTACATCGTCAATGCCTTCATGCTCTACGGCGTCTTCAAGGACCTCATGGAAGAGCACGGCGCCTCCCTCTTCACGATCCAACAATGCATGAGCACCATCATGCCGATGTCCGACACCACGGCCTGCCTCACGCTCAGCCTACTGAACGACGAGGGCCTCGGAGCCTTCTGCGAATCGGACTTCGTGATTATTCCGACCGGCATTCTCCTCTACTACATCGCGGGCAAGCCCGTATTCCAGCACAATTCCACCTTCCCGCATGCCGGCGTCGTCACCTGCGCGCATTGCACCGGCCCACGGCGTATGAACGGCGAACGCTATGAACCCACCGACCTGATGACCCACTACGAGTCCGAGTTCGGCGCGGCCCCCAAGATCGAGATGCCGCTCGGACAGGAACTCTCCTTTATTAACCCCGACTACGCAAACCCGCGCTGGGTCGGGCTCCGAGGCTCAGTGATCGACAATCCCTATCTCGAAATATGCCGCTCCCAGCAAGACGTGCGCGTCGATGGGGCCTGGGAGAAGCTCCTCGACGAAGTCCGTGACTCCCACTGGGTCATGGCCTATGGCGATTACCTGAAGGAAGCGGGATTCGCCGCGCGGCGATTCGGCGTCGCGTGGGAAAACATCTCGGTGGCATAA